From the genome of Longimicrobiaceae bacterium, one region includes:
- a CDS encoding UvrD-helicase domain-containing protein, translated as MRSLEYVRARARLLREEIGGAPEGLLDRMKEHIRQRHGKYLTPLASATMQQSRAEVKLGDPMLRYDRALDAEPEERILVIAHELGHLELHDRLSDWSVPPDPLVGSAYMGGGAPGVARYSEKAKEEAQANAFAVEFLCPADQVLAAWMGGTPPTEIAVRRGIPLRLVQAQLAEALFHLGADRDGEGASRPERPPTPAQRNAARDFGRPVLVKAGPGTGKTKTLVLRVQHLLAPAEERPEGVPDDIRPEQILVLTFSNEAAEELRARIGKRFDEKTADAIEICTFHTWGYVFLHHFRTDAGLDPDRELILLDEPAQAELVAEVLATADVDAILDLKDPESTAASAAEYVSFLKDRLWTPEDLERELDAWAPAEGDADTRPQVRGLLSVYRAYEEAKRRKNGVDFGDLILLPWQILSGNAELRAKVAAKHRFVMVDEYQDVSRAVAKLLLQICGDGNPPWVVGDKQQAIYRFRGAHPDNVDLFGVDFEGAFTHELDINFRSGPAVVAAANHLAALLEAPDFEGEPPARWRADQDLDPVAGPAVAIALANSDEAERQNIATQVKSWVDAGVPRSDIAVLARRNIDVRQISIGLNRLGVRAVTSGVVTAEGAAGDLAAVISLPDAPRAAVPRLAYALFGKKVPAAVLDAAIRQMVDGIGPEGGIEARPAPGAGGVVEEIARLQTEFQPLTFTQDGREVLCAFLFGHERYLRDLVARAEEPEAALAIQEIVTVLAAAAAHRYAHPRVQPRISRIGFGTRLRTMLSRATPALVPPPKRGDAVRVMTCHASKGLEFPYVLVAGQTLSGMERDDSWLPPRMRKDADDDARQADALLFVGVTRAERALVVSHASSASGTTLAHHQRERPLLLDRWAEQSTAPRLDWSAERGGKATFRAVGIWGGSFPELVSTYVVSGAGCAVRIYLQESLKAEFPVVAEPLWPAYVGVTRRAMQQIVREANETGRPLTRLDATRVLDLYWSDLAGREHPHPMLPLYRRYAENRVARLAAVYTPVPGAVDLPSTVEVTVEGGKRTVRTDVLGYFRSPGGRRRVIALETDSLEGDVKNGGINWTDLDQQLKVTFSLLHGGGDGDLDLSVYSDADGCIYEARWSIQKASVPKARTAAEERVRRGIAGEVEMNINPFQCGRCGHLVHCPHWIGAGEKAV; from the coding sequence ATGAGGAGCCTGGAGTACGTCCGCGCCCGGGCCCGGCTGCTCCGCGAGGAGATCGGTGGGGCACCGGAAGGATTGCTGGATCGGATGAAGGAACACATCCGGCAGAGGCACGGGAAGTACCTGACGCCGCTCGCATCCGCAACCATGCAGCAAAGTCGCGCGGAGGTGAAGCTCGGCGATCCCATGCTCCGGTACGACCGGGCGCTGGATGCCGAGCCCGAGGAGAGGATCCTGGTCATCGCGCACGAACTCGGCCATCTCGAGCTCCACGACCGTCTGTCCGACTGGAGCGTCCCGCCGGACCCGCTAGTCGGCTCCGCCTACATGGGCGGGGGCGCGCCGGGCGTGGCCCGGTACAGCGAGAAGGCGAAGGAGGAAGCCCAGGCCAACGCGTTCGCGGTGGAGTTCCTCTGCCCCGCGGATCAGGTGCTGGCCGCGTGGATGGGAGGCACGCCGCCCACGGAGATCGCCGTTCGCCGGGGGATTCCGCTCCGCCTCGTCCAGGCGCAGCTCGCTGAAGCGCTCTTCCACCTGGGAGCGGATCGAGACGGGGAGGGGGCCTCCCGCCCGGAGCGGCCTCCCACCCCCGCGCAACGGAATGCGGCCCGCGACTTCGGCCGGCCGGTCCTCGTCAAGGCGGGGCCAGGGACGGGGAAGACTAAGACGCTGGTGCTCCGCGTGCAGCATCTGCTCGCTCCCGCGGAGGAGCGCCCGGAAGGGGTGCCCGACGACATCCGGCCCGAGCAGATCCTGGTGCTCACCTTCAGCAACGAGGCGGCCGAGGAGCTCCGCGCCCGCATCGGGAAGCGCTTCGACGAGAAGACGGCGGACGCGATCGAGATCTGTACCTTCCACACCTGGGGCTACGTCTTCCTGCACCACTTCAGGACGGATGCCGGTCTCGACCCCGACCGCGAGCTCATCCTCCTGGACGAGCCGGCGCAGGCGGAACTGGTGGCGGAGGTGCTCGCCACCGCCGATGTGGATGCCATCCTGGACCTGAAGGACCCGGAGAGCACCGCCGCCTCAGCCGCCGAGTATGTCTCCTTCCTCAAGGACCGGCTGTGGACGCCGGAGGATCTGGAGCGGGAGCTGGACGCGTGGGCGCCCGCGGAGGGGGACGCGGACACGCGCCCGCAGGTGCGGGGTCTGCTGTCCGTCTACCGGGCGTACGAGGAGGCGAAACGGCGGAAGAACGGTGTCGACTTCGGGGACCTCATCCTCCTCCCCTGGCAGATCCTTAGCGGCAACGCGGAGCTGCGGGCGAAGGTTGCCGCCAAGCACCGCTTCGTGATGGTCGACGAATACCAGGACGTGAGCCGTGCGGTCGCCAAGCTGCTGCTGCAGATCTGCGGGGATGGCAACCCTCCCTGGGTGGTCGGCGACAAGCAGCAGGCGATCTACCGGTTCCGCGGCGCGCATCCGGACAACGTCGACCTGTTCGGTGTGGACTTCGAGGGTGCCTTCACCCACGAGCTGGACATCAACTTCCGTTCGGGTCCCGCGGTGGTGGCGGCCGCCAACCACCTCGCCGCCCTCCTTGAGGCTCCCGACTTCGAGGGGGAGCCGCCCGCCCGCTGGCGCGCCGACCAGGACCTCGACCCGGTGGCCGGACCCGCCGTAGCCATCGCGCTCGCGAACTCCGACGAGGCGGAGCGCCAGAACATCGCGACCCAGGTGAAGAGCTGGGTGGACGCCGGCGTGCCACGGTCCGACATCGCGGTACTCGCCCGCCGCAACATCGACGTGCGCCAGATCTCCATCGGGCTGAACCGGCTTGGGGTGCGCGCTGTCACGAGCGGCGTGGTCACCGCGGAGGGCGCTGCAGGCGACCTGGCGGCGGTGATCTCACTTCCGGACGCTCCCCGAGCCGCGGTGCCGCGGCTCGCCTATGCGCTGTTCGGGAAGAAGGTGCCCGCTGCGGTGCTGGATGCCGCTATCCGGCAGATGGTGGACGGCATAGGTCCTGAGGGCGGGATCGAGGCCCGGCCGGCACCAGGTGCGGGCGGCGTGGTGGAGGAGATCGCACGGCTCCAGACGGAGTTCCAGCCGCTCACTTTCACGCAGGACGGGCGGGAGGTGCTGTGCGCGTTCCTTTTCGGGCACGAGCGCTATCTCCGCGACTTGGTGGCGCGGGCCGAGGAGCCGGAGGCGGCGCTCGCGATCCAAGAGATCGTCACCGTGCTCGCGGCTGCCGCAGCGCACCGGTACGCCCACCCCCGGGTACAGCCCCGGATCTCACGCATCGGCTTCGGGACCCGGCTCCGGACCATGCTCTCCCGGGCGACACCCGCGCTGGTGCCGCCTCCGAAGAGGGGGGACGCCGTGCGGGTGATGACCTGCCACGCCTCGAAGGGCCTGGAGTTCCCCTACGTCTTGGTGGCCGGGCAGACGCTCTCGGGGATGGAGCGGGACGACTCGTGGCTCCCTCCGCGCATGCGGAAGGACGCCGATGACGATGCGCGCCAGGCGGACGCGCTGCTGTTCGTCGGCGTCACCCGGGCGGAGCGCGCGCTGGTCGTCTCGCACGCGAGCAGCGCGAGCGGCACCACCCTGGCGCACCACCAGCGGGAACGCCCACTCCTGCTGGACCGCTGGGCGGAGCAGTCCACCGCTCCCCGGCTCGACTGGTCGGCGGAGCGTGGTGGGAAGGCGACCTTCCGTGCTGTCGGGATCTGGGGCGGCAGCTTTCCGGAACTCGTGTCCACCTACGTCGTCTCGGGCGCGGGCTGCGCGGTCCGGATCTATCTGCAGGAGAGCCTGAAAGCGGAGTTCCCCGTGGTCGCCGAGCCGTTGTGGCCCGCGTACGTGGGGGTGACGCGGCGCGCGATGCAGCAGATCGTCCGCGAGGCGAACGAGACGGGACGGCCCCTCACGCGGCTGGACGCCACGCGGGTGCTGGACCTGTACTGGTCGGACCTGGCAGGGCGCGAGCATCCCCACCCGATGCTGCCACTGTACCGGCGGTACGCGGAGAACCGCGTGGCGCGGCTCGCCGCCGTCTACACACCCGTGCCGGGTGCTGTGGACCTCCCCTCCACGGTGGAAGTCACAGTGGAAGGCGGGAAGCGGACGGTGCGGACCGACGTCCTCGGCTACTTCCGGAGCCCCGGGGGACGGCGGCGGGTGATCGCGCTGGAGACCGACTCCCTCGAAGGCGACGTGAAGAATGGTGGGATCAACTGGACCGATCTCGACCAGCAGCTCAAGGTCACCTTCTCTCTCCTGCACGGGGGGGGCGACGGCGACCTCGACCTCTCCGTGTACTCCGACGCCGATGGGTGCATCTACGAGGCGCGCTGGAGTATTCAGAAGGCAAGTGTCCCGAAGGCCCGGACTGCGGCGGAGGAGCGGGTACGGCGGGGGATCGCCGGCGAGGTAGAGATGAACATCAACCCGTTCCAATGCGGCCGGTGCGGACACCTTGTGCACTGTCCGCACTGGATTGGCGCGGGGGAGAAGGCGGTGTAA